The Eubalaena glacialis isolate mEubGla1 chromosome 5, mEubGla1.1.hap2.+ XY, whole genome shotgun sequence genomic sequence CTCCAGACTGATCTCTGCTCCATAACTTACTAGCTCACCGAGTTCAGGCAATTCGTCTGAAGCCTCCTGGGCTCTGTTTGTTGAACAACTTCTGTGCGCTCCCTATGTGCCAGTGCAGGGGAAAGGCAGACAAAGTCAACAGGTATCACTGGCACCAAGAAGTGTACCTACCTAGTACAACTTCTTTTATTTCCAAAACGAgggttttttttaggattttaaaaaagatttcagCTAATACATTTTTAGAGCTAAGCAGAGTGGCCAGCACCTAATAAATGTGGTTACTATTTACTTCTAGACACACACAATTAATGGTTCAGGATATATCACACCATAATTAAAATGGGGGGGATAAAAATGTACTTCAGAGTTCTTACTACATTAGGACTTAGTCTACAGGTAAAGGTGCCCCCTAGAGTTGGGTTAAATTTAATCTAGAAGCTTAGTTCTATCTAGAGCTCAAGGAAATCTTTAGTCAAGTTCAGGCAATTTGAACTTGATGCCAAGAACTCTGGCAGTTAGAACTGTTGCTACGTCTGTTACTTAGAGATTAGATGTAAACttacatttttacttttcctcCTCAACTTTCTAGTGGCCATCACTGGTATATCAAAAGTGGAAACTAACTTCAACTGCATCAATAAGCAACTTTATACATTCTAGCTGAAAACCCAATGGCATGCTTTGAAAATGCAACAGCAATCACAAAAAAATAATCCCTTTATGTAATTATCATTTCTCTCCTTATAATTACTCCACCCAGAGAAACTCAAATTGGATCCCtaaaaatgaatttccacaaTCTAAATATGGTTGGCAGGGTCTGAAATCAAGTtaatgaacaaattaaaatgactcAATGACTGTACGGCAGATACAGAAGAGAACCAAATGGAGGCTTGTCTAGGGCTGGACGCCAACATCCTCACTAGTGTATCAAGAGGTCCAGGTCTGGGTTTCCCGGCCGTGACAGATTCCTGAATTTCTAAAAGGTGCTTACAAACGACCTTTCACTCCATCTCATGTTTTGGTAGCTTGATAGAAACTACCTTGCGTGGAACTAAAATTCATTTCTTAGATTAGGCAAATTATATTCACCAACTCACCCTATCTTAGGGCAAGAGTACTTTTGGGAAAAGTGCTCAAGTAGAAAACAAAGCCTATTTTACACAATGAGCTAACGTCCCTCCACAGGGACCAGTTCTTGCGCCCGTGGAGATGTGAGTGGCTCCACTCGCCATGCACCCCCGTGTACTCCCCGCTGTCACCACAGGGGGTTGTGGGAATAAAAGCACACGCACAGAACGAACAGCAGGGGCAATGCGCCTAGGACAGGAGCACTCCTGCCAGAATAGGGAGGCCTACGGGGTTGCTGCGAGCCAGAGGAGCACCCACAGGACACAAAGGAATGCAAAGCACTGTAAGGCTGTAACACTTTGTCTTCAGCTAAAGGGCTCAGAGCATGACCTCAAAGACAGCATTCCATTACCTGTTCTTCACATCTAGCCCTAGGGCTGTCAGGGGCTGTCAGGGCCTCTCCTCCACTCACATCTCTTCCCAGGTAGCCTCAGATCCCAAATCTTCAAAAGCCACGTATATGCTCTATTCAACATCTGTGCCTCCCCGACCAGACTGTGAGATCCCGCCCGCTACTTCCTCAACAGCTGCTCTTCACTCATCTGAAAAGCTTCTTAAGCCTGATCACCAACTCCTTCCCCAGACCAGGtctgccccacccccatgctCTTCATGGCGGCAAAAGGTCCCACGAGCGACGGCGGGTCTCCAGGCCGAAAAGCTAGTCGCCCTTGACTCCTCCCAGCGCCCGCCCGTAACCCATCAGCAAGCACTGGGCCTCCCGCCTTAGAAGCCCATCCGGAGGCCCACACTCCTCGCCGCCCCCTTTCACCTGAACTTGGCCgctgcccccccgccccgcacccTTCGCCCTCCTCTAGTCAGGCTCACACAGGCCCCGGCGGGCGCTCGCCCAGGGGCCCCCCATCTCACCCGACGGAGGCCTTCACCTGCCGCCCCCGTCTCCGAAATGCCTCACCTGACTCGCTGGCCCACCCGCGTCAGGGCGTGAGCAGATCAAAAAAGAAGTCTAGGCGGACACGGTCTGCTGACCTCCCCAACACGCTGCTCAGCCAGCAACCCCGCAGCACGCGTGTAAACGCGTACACGCTGCGGCCGAGACTCGTCAGAGGGAAGCGCCTAGGGAGCGTCAGAGTGGGAAGAGGGGCGCGCACCTCCTGGGACGCTGCTGTTGACGCCCGCTCTTCCGAGCTGACCCTCTTACGGGTCAACCTGACTACCTGCGCTGGGAAGTCCTAGGTTCGTGGCGGCCCCCAGTGCCAGCCCTGGAACACAGCAGGGCTCGCTGACTGGGCTGAGCCCGCTTTCCGTGGACAGCCATCACCGAGACGCTGCGCCGGCACGCTGCGGTGCGCAGGTGCCGGGACCACGCAGGGCTGGTGGCCCAAGGGCGCCCCGCCTAGTGGAGAGTTGTTGGTGACCCACGGGCACCCCCCAGTCAGTCAGCTGCGGGGACCCCCCCCGCTCCGGCCCCCGACGGCCGCGCCGGGCCCACCTGTCGGGTCTGCGGTCGCCCGGCGGCCTCGAGGGGCCCTCGGCGTCCTCGGGCTTCCGGCGCCTCCCGTCGGCCGTGCGCTTGCGTCCGAGGCTCCATCTTGCGGCGGGCGGCGGGCTGGCGACAAGACACCACGTCAGGGCGGGGCGGCCCGGGACCCCCGCCCGGACCCCGCCCGCCGCTCTCCAGCCCGGGAGCCCCCCGCGCGCGGCCCGGCCTCACCTGGCGTCGCCGTCGCGGCGGCTCCCGCAGCCGGGGGGACTTCGCAGCCGGCAGGCCATGGCGACGCGGCGGGCGGGATCGTGGGGGCCTGGGGGTCCGGCTGTGGTGGCGGCGACGGCGACAGCGACTTCCTCTCCGCGCGACGCTGACTGACTGCGCGCGCCCCGCCCCCAACAGCCTTTATGggccgccgccccgccccccggACTCCCGCGCGCGCCGGGCCGGTCGAGACCATCGGGCCCGCGCCGGGGGGAGCCGCTCGTAGGCGCGCGCCCCGCAGGCCGCCCAGGCCGGGACGGGAGCCGCGAAACAGCTGCCCCGCGTGCTGCCATCCGGGAGGCGAAGGGGCGCCGCCGGGTTGACTGAGGCGAGGCCCTCAAAAAAGGTTGCCCCCTCCGCCTTGGAGGCGGCCGGGCCGCCACGACCCTCGGACGCTGATTGGCCGCGCCTTCGCGGGCGGGGGTAGGGGCATTGGCGGGAGATTCGGACGCTGGCGACGCGGGCGCGCCAAGGGGACAAGGGACGCGTCTCCGATTGGCCCGGCCCCGGTTTCGGGCGCTCTCCGATTGGTCGGCTCGGCGGGGACTGTGTCCGCGCTGGCGGGAACCCGGAACCCGGAAGGAGAGGCAGCAGAGCAGCATCGGGCTGCAGTCTTCAAGCACGGAGAAGCCTGCGGTAACTCGCTGCCCGCGACTGATGCCCGGCGCCGCGAGCCTATGTGAAGTTCCCGCCGCTGAGCTCACTTCTGCCTCTTTCAGAGCTGCCTCCTGCGCtaaccgccccccaccccgcgcGCGGCCCACGAGCCCTCCGTGACCCCCACCCCGCACCCCACCTGGCGGGGCCCTGGGCCAGTCTCCACGCGTTAAGTGATGCTGTGTGCAAAAGAAGTAAAGAGAAGGACTGAAGTCGAAAGAACATCAAAGATCTCCGGGATGTAGAAAATTCGAGACCAcctgtgttttttaaatgggTTGCATGTACCACTTTCTAAAAACGTTCGGGGCCAGCACCAATATAAGGGAGCAGGAAGCACGTGCCACTGAGGAGCTCCCCGACCCGAGCTGCTCTCCTGGGCCACCCAGGCATCCCGTGGGACACAGCGGAGAGCTCAAGGTTGGAGGCCTCGACCAGCAGGGCCTGCCACCTTGGGCCACGTGTCCCCTGTACCTAGAGCGCCTGCAtgctgacccccccccccacaaccccCAGGACCCTTCAACGAGGGTGCCCTGGAAATGGGCTTTCTGACCCCAGCTGGGAAATCAGAGGAAGATTCCTGCAGAGTCTGCCTCCCTTCTCTTATTCTGAGCAAAATGTGCACATTAAACCTGCCACTTCTAAGATAGCATCTCCCCAATTGTTATCAGAGCTTGAAtatcaggaaaaacaaaatattccaatcaagaaaacatataaactcatagtaacattttattaaatagtgTATCACTTCACTACAATAGATTTACCTTTATAAAACTAAGTTTCTTTTGTAGAAAAGATAACCCCAGGCCTGGCTCTCCCTTGCCAAGGTTTGAAACTCCGGGCTGAGGCTGGGCATGGCTCCCGCCTGCCCCTCTGATGGCCTTCATCTGTGGGCACCCCCGAGGACCACAAAGCTGGGCTTCTCGCTCCCAAATCCCTGGCTTTGGTGCAGCCTTGGGTGAGTTGGGCCAGCTGAGTCCATCTCCCCTGCTTAGAATGACCAGGTTTAGGGGGCTTAGGGCCCCTCCAACAGTCCCATCTGTCAGAGCTGTACCCAGGGACCTGGCACTtgcctccctgctcccctcctgCACCACCAGGAATTGGGAAGACGGCTGCCATTGCCTTGACTGCTGGGCACTTCCCTTCCTAAGTGGGTGGACCCTGCAGGGCTATGGCCAGCCTCGTGCTGAGTCCCAAGAAGCTTGTCATCTGGATGTAGGACGTTGCTGTGGAGCATGGTCTTCAGCTCAATGCCCTCGCTACCAGGAGTCTGAAACTTGGCCCTTTCCCTGGGCTCGCAGGAGCGGCAGAAGGCACGTGGTTACAGGCCCCTCCAAGGGGTGGGCAGCCCCCACAGGCACGCGGCTAAGAGAATGGCAGCTGAAAGCAGCCAGCCCCTGACGGGAAGCCCAGGGTATCCCTGGCCAGGGAGCAGGCAGGggccaccccccccccaggagTGGGCCCTTGGCTGGCCACAATCACCAGGAGACCCTGGGCAGTGCTCTCACCCTCCACCCATGAGCTCTGCGCCAGGTCCTCAGAGCAGCCTCCGTGGGGGGCGTGGAGGGTGCCGATGCCACAGGGCCAGCAGCCGGCTTGGGGACAGGAGCAGGATAGACTGCAGTCTCGGGCAAATCCGAGTCTGTCGTGTAACTGACGAGCAGTTAAGGTTTATGTGCCCCATACGTTTAAGGCAAGTGGCTTAAGTTAGGGCCATCTGGGGCAGGCCACGGGGTCTCCCGGAACACAGCTCAGGGGGCCCCAGAATGCTCTGGAGCTGGACCCGACACCACGTTCTGCGTGCCCAGCATCTACCCCTGATCAGAAACACGAAGAGTGGGGGAGACAGAGGCGCTGAGGACCCATCCCACTGCCGGAGACAGAACTTCAGCAGAAAACTCCTTTTTAAAACCAAAACCCCAGCCCTACTGCAGCCTCAGCCCTTCTGCACCGGTGAGTCGCCACACCGGGATGAGGCACCCATGAGAGCCCAAACCAGGGCCCAGAGGCCCAACTACGCCCCAAGGCGGTGGCGGGGTCTCTCTGGCGGGCTCAGCGCACGGCACACACGTCCAGGATGCAGAAGCGCGCGCGGCAGGTGGGGCAGGGCACACGGCTGGCCAGCCAGGTGTCGGGGCGCTGCGGGTCCTGGCGGCTGGCGAACCACTTGCCCATGCAGGTGAGACACCACATGGGGCGGCAACAGCACTGCTGGCACTCGCCCTCGTCCGCCTCCTGGCAGGTCTTCACCAGCCTCACGCTGGCCCGGGTCTGCATGCAGCCGATGCACGCCTCCAGGTCCTGCAGGCGGCCCAGGTGGTCAGAGGGAGCCCTGCCAGGCCGCCCTGGGGGGCCCCCACCGCAGGAGACGTGGTCCATGGGGGCCCAGCTGGGGAACCCGccacccctgcccagccccccacCTGGCTGCTGGGGACCGAGTAGGCCGGGTTGACCTCCACCAGGGAGGCGAAGGTCTCCAGGAACAGGTCGCCCAAGCTCTGGTGGATGACCACGTTGGCCGCGCTGCGGATGGGCGCCCGGAGCTTCTCACACAGCTCACCATACTCCGTGGAGTTCAGCCTGCACGAGGTGTTTGCTGCTGGGTGGGGACCACCGGGCGCGTCTGCGGGGCAGGGCTGTGGTTCCCAGGGGGCTGGCAAGGACCCCGGGGCGGGCAGAGAGGCCAAGGCTGTGCCCCAGTGCCCAGGGCGCCCACAACCACACAGACGTGGCGGCCCAGGCACAGCCCAGCAGCCAGCAGAGAGGGCCCTGGGGCCGGAGCCCACAGACCCAAAGCTGCCCACCGGCCCCCCGCGAtgtgggagggcaggagggcgGGAGGACTGTAGCTGAGACACAGAGAGCCTAGCCCTCGGCAGGTTCAGGCCCAGGGCGTGTCCCAGGAGGGGCAGCGCAGGTCAGCCGCAGCCTGAACTAGACGGGAACACCTGGGCTCGGGCCCAGGCCTCAGAGCCGAGGGAGCCACCGAGCCTCTGTGCTACATGGTGGCCCCCAAACGTCCCCCATGTGCTCCCCCTGACATGCTGTGGAAGGCGGCTCGGAGCAGGGTGTGCAGAAACGGGAAGCGGAGAGTACCTGAGGGGGGCCGGGGGGATGGGGGCGCTGAGGGAGGGGCACGCTGGAGGGGCAGCTGATGGGACCAGCTCCCACCATCATCACCTCCTGGAGCAACTCAAAGACCAGAACTTGGGCGCTGGCTGGCCACACCCACCCCAGCAACCCCAGCCTCACCCCCCACCCAGCCGCAGGCCCGCCTACCGGATGTCGAAGGCCGGCACGGCAGGGTTGGCACTGGCCACGCGGATGGTGAGGAGTTGCACGGGCAGGTTCGAGTCTGGGGAGAGGTCGTGCTGCTGGGACTCCGTCACAGTCAGGTGCACGTCCTGCTGCTGGGCCACGTGCACACGGTACGTGGTCACCTTCATCACCCACGTGTCCGTCACAATCACACGGGCACCCGGCGCCCCCGTGGCAAACTTGTCGATCCGCCGGAACTCAGTGTCCACGGAGGAAGCGACGGCCCGCCAGCCTGACTGCGGGAAGGCATAGTGGGCCAGGGTGCGGGCCAGTGGGTGGTGGGCCCACCGGTCCCGGGACCAGTAGTAGATCAAGGTGCAGGCGATGGTGGGCAGTGTCAATGCCAGCAGGAGGAAGACCCGCCAGGTCTCCGGGGCCTGGCTGGGGGAGTAGAGCCGCTTTTCTGAGGCTGCGAAACACATGCCCACGTAGTAGCCTAAAAGGGACAGGGCAAGCCTCAGCAGAGGTTGGGACTGCCACACTCATCCTCCTCAGCTGGTACCCACCAAGGTCCACAGTGCTGTCCCTGACCCTCCGGGGGGGCACACTTCCTTTAGTCCCCAGCGCTGGGCGTGGCCCTCTGCCCTGGTCGGCTCCCAGGGCAAGACCATGGTACCCCAAGGCAAGTGGGCCTTGCCCGCTTCTACAGCTGACTCACCTCAGTCCTTGCCCTGTcagcagaaaacatttttatcttacTACTTTAGTTTTGTACAAATGACATATAACTaccagaaataaaatgagaaaaacctagaaaagcaaaaataaatacaaggatCTGGCATCACCCAATGCAGAGCTGCCCACTGGCCCTCCTGGGGCCGGATCTTGGCCTCTGGACCCCACCTAGTCTGAGGAGGCAGATCAGACCATGGCCCGTCCCAGAACTGGGATGGCATGTGCCAGACAGTAAGCAAAGAATGACAGGAGCATGTcacaaggacacaggagccagctCCAGGGCTCCTGCTGGCCAGATGGGGGCCAATTTGCATGtcgaaattaatgaaatagacaGTGACCTGCAGCACAGATTTGaaattgcaaaaataataataaatgttgttgATCAAGTTGATATGCTTTAAGTAACTCATCGTGTGGAAATAAGTAACACATCTCTAAAGGTTCAAAAGTATTTCAaaacaagttaaaaaagaaaaacagactccTTGTCTGACCACAAGGCCAGGCTCCACCCCATTTCCTCCTCGAGTGGCCCCCGTAAGTCACTCGGCTCACCTTCCAGTTTCCCTGTCCATCACGGGATGGTGGTGGCCCAGCCCCCCACAGCCTGGTGGGAAGATGCAGTTAGAGGCTCCATAAAGCTGCAGAGATCCTTAGTTCCCAGGGCGGAAACCCAACACACGACCCTCAGGAGAACCCAAACTCCTCGTGTTGGAAGCCGGCTGACAGgcatccctgcatccctgccTCCCTGGGGGCTCAGCAGAGCTCCCAGCTCACCACGTCGGCCCTGCCTCTATGCTGGCGTGGGCTCTCCTCTGCCGCCTTCCACACAAAGCAGGCAGCCCCCATGCACAGGCCAGCCTCAGCCCAGCCCACTCCTGGCCACTTTCCACGCCCTGCTGCCAGCTGGAaacccctccctgtgtccaccGAGCTGCACACGCTGCTGGCCACCGCCACCGCCCTCCCAGACCTACTTCTGACCCCAAGTCCTCCAGAGAACCCCACCTAGTACCCCATCCAACCAGTCAGCCTCCCAGAAGCCAGCTAGCACCTGGATCACCACCCAGCACAGCCCCTGACAACGTCTGAGcgtccccccccccacacacgcCTTCCCTGGCCTCTGCACCTGTGACACTCCCAACTGGCGTCACCCTCTCTGCCTGCCTTTCCCGCACCCACCGTCCGAAGACTGGGACGGGTCACCCCTATTTGCATCAGTTAACTCATGCCCCTCTCCTGGGAGCTGCCCCCCCATGTGACAGCTCACCACCCGCCCCAGTGAGCAAAGCACCCCTTCCCCCAGGGTTGAGCCCGCCTTTCCGCCAGGTACCTGCAAGAGGCAGCTGCCGCCAGCACCGTTCTCCCCACTCCTGGGAGCACACGGGCGCTTGGCCCGCAGCCTCGGCTCTACCGCACGGGCGCCCTCCGCCGTCCCTCCCCCCTCTGGGGTCCCGGAGCTCGGTCTCAAGCGCCGCCCACGCCCGCCGAGCTCACCTAGCGGCAGCAGGGAGTGGCACAGCAGCGTGGCGGCCGTGCGGCGCAGGTGGTAGGGCACGAAGGCGGCGTCCTCGCTGCCCAGCCAGCCCGACAGCAGGTTCTGCACCGTGAGCCCGGCCGAGTGGAACTCGGTGGGGGTGAACACGAAGCACACGGCGAACACCACGTAGGCCAGCGTGAAGGTGACCTCGGGGCTGTCCATCGCGCAGCCGTCGCCTCCGGGAAGCCGTCCCGGCGACGCCCGCTG encodes the following:
- the TMEM129 gene encoding E3 ubiquitin-protein ligase TM129 isoform X2, which codes for MQGAWVRYLVRELDSACKPQLRVCMLQLRSPHAATKTRHSQSYYVGMCFAASEKRLYSPSQAPETWRVFLLLALTLPTIACTLIYYWSRDRWAHHPLARTLAHYAFPQSGWRAVASSVDTEFRRIDKFATGAPGARVIVTDTWVMKVTTYRVHVAQQQDVHLTVTESQQHDLSPDSNLPVQLLTIRVASANPAVPAFDIRLNSTEYGELCEKLRAPIRSAANVVIHQSLGDLFLETFASLVEVNPAYSVPSSQDLEACIGCMQTRASVRLVKTCQEADEGECQQCCCRPMWCLTCMGKWFASRQDPQRPDTWLASRVPCPTCRARFCILDVCAVR
- the TMEM129 gene encoding E3 ubiquitin-protein ligase TM129 isoform X1, which produces MDSPEVTFTLAYVVFAVCFVFTPTEFHSAGLTVQNLLSGWLGSEDAAFVPYHLRRTAATLLCHSLLPLGYYVGMCFAASEKRLYSPSQAPETWRVFLLLALTLPTIACTLIYYWSRDRWAHHPLARTLAHYAFPQSGWRAVASSVDTEFRRIDKFATGAPGARVIVTDTWVMKVTTYRVHVAQQQDVHLTVTESQQHDLSPDSNLPVQLLTIRVASANPAVPAFDIRLNSTEYGELCEKLRAPIRSAANVVIHQSLGDLFLETFASLVEVNPAYSVPSSQDLEACIGCMQTRASVRLVKTCQEADEGECQQCCCRPMWCLTCMGKWFASRQDPQRPDTWLASRVPCPTCRARFCILDVCAVR